The following are from one region of the Paenibacillus sp. JZ16 genome:
- a CDS encoding sigma-70 family RNA polymerase sigma factor, translating to MSEQDWLANTFETHRKNLQVVAYRMLGSFSEAEDAVQESWLRLSRVDARGIENLGGWLTTVVSRVCLDMLRSRKSRREESIEAHLPDSFNSQENISDPEQEAILADSIGVALLVVLDNLKPAERITFVLHDVFAMPFNEIAPIVGKSEAATRQLASRARHRVRGVKASEVDIAHQRKVVQAFLAAAHAGDFDTLIAVLDPDVILRDDRLTESSRVTRGAIALAKQVSRRAQKAAQLALVNGTVGIIAAPQGKLLYVLKFTMSHGKIAEVDLISDPERVRQLDLAVLRN from the coding sequence ATGAGTGAACAGGATTGGTTGGCAAATACATTCGAAACGCATCGGAAGAACCTTCAAGTTGTTGCTTATCGAATGCTTGGATCATTTAGCGAGGCGGAAGACGCGGTACAGGAGTCTTGGTTGCGTCTTAGTCGCGTGGATGCAAGAGGCATTGAGAACTTGGGAGGATGGTTGACCACCGTTGTTTCGCGTGTATGTCTCGATATGTTACGATCGCGTAAATCTAGGCGCGAAGAATCGATCGAAGCTCATTTGCCCGATTCTTTCAACAGCCAAGAGAATATAAGCGACCCTGAACAAGAGGCCATATTAGCTGATTCTATCGGTGTTGCACTATTAGTCGTGCTCGATAATTTGAAACCTGCGGAACGCATTACGTTCGTGCTGCACGATGTTTTCGCCATGCCTTTTAATGAAATTGCTCCTATTGTAGGAAAATCGGAAGCCGCGACAAGGCAACTTGCGAGCAGAGCACGTCACCGGGTTCGTGGGGTGAAAGCATCGGAAGTCGACATTGCTCATCAACGCAAAGTTGTTCAAGCTTTTCTTGCTGCAGCGCATGCAGGCGATTTCGATACGCTAATAGCTGTGCTTGATCCGGACGTTATACTTCGTGACGATCGTCTAACTGAATCTTCAAGAGTAACGCGAGGAGCGATCGCTTTAGCAAAACAAGTATCGAGACGTGCACAGAAAGCAGCCCAACTAGCCTTGGTGAATGGAACCGTAGGAATCATTGCGGCCCCACAAGGAAAATTGCTCTATGTACTCAAATTTACGATGAGTCACGGGAAGATTGCCGAGGTCGACCTGATCTCCGATCCAGAACGCGTACGCCAGCTTGATCTGGCGGTGTTGAGAAATTGA
- a CDS encoding YrvL family regulatory protein: MIVKEVVHIKKIKRIIIPLVIVLIVLVGISILEFFALHLLGLHYKSTGALILFFVLYLFLEIPLSLITDALPKALRSVGIIKTSKGWLPIVLDTGLQFVLIILLDALIRDISITWQGAIVFSLITGLISRKLKEREREPLVMDSNELKKVKSAMKTKKNDQRSTSEF, encoded by the coding sequence TTGATAGTCAAGGAAGTGGTACATATAAAAAAAATTAAAAGAATAATTATTCCTTTAGTTATTGTTCTCATTGTCTTAGTTGGAATATCCATATTGGAATTTTTTGCGTTACATTTGCTGGGTTTACATTATAAATCAACGGGTGCATTAATATTATTCTTTGTTCTGTATCTATTTCTGGAAATACCTCTTTCATTGATAACAGATGCCTTGCCTAAAGCGTTAAGATCTGTTGGTATAATTAAAACCAGTAAGGGATGGTTACCAATTGTTTTGGATACAGGATTACAATTTGTTTTAATCATTTTACTTGATGCCTTGATAAGGGATATTTCGATAACATGGCAAGGAGCTATTGTATTCTCGTTAATTACTGGACTCATCAGTAGAAAATTGAAAGAGAGAGAAAGGGAGCCTCTCGTCATGGATAGTAATGAACTCAAAAAAGTGAAAAGCGCAATGAAGACTAAGAAAAATGATCAACGAAGTACGTCTGAATTTTAG
- a CDS encoding DUF421 domain-containing protein codes for MELVKDLLLVTGRIVTIFPLLLAIALFMGKRSIGELPVFDFLVVIALGAVVGADIADPKIEHIHTGFAIILIGFIQRIVSILAIKYRKFGKLITFEPTVVVSNGNLLVQNLRKVRYSIDNILQMLREKDIFHLDEVELAVLEANGKLTVYKNPMKTAVTVEDLGLSIPPKGIAYPLILDGTISEKVLSYLNKDKAWLEDRLRAKGIKKEEIFYASIDENLELRVSQPSSNNIPPIQH; via the coding sequence TTGGAATTAGTTAAAGATCTTCTTCTAGTTACAGGACGAATTGTAACCATCTTTCCCCTACTGCTGGCGATAGCACTTTTCATGGGAAAAAGATCGATCGGAGAGCTGCCCGTTTTTGATTTTCTGGTTGTTATTGCCTTAGGTGCCGTTGTTGGTGCTGATATTGCCGATCCAAAGATTGAGCATATTCATACGGGCTTTGCGATCATCTTAATCGGATTCATTCAGAGAATCGTCTCCATATTGGCAATAAAATATAGGAAATTCGGAAAATTGATTACCTTTGAACCAACGGTAGTTGTTTCGAATGGAAACTTACTCGTTCAAAATCTTCGTAAAGTCCGTTATTCCATTGACAACATCCTTCAGATGCTGCGCGAAAAAGACATATTTCATTTGGACGAGGTCGAGCTTGCTGTATTAGAGGCAAACGGCAAGTTGACGGTTTACAAGAACCCCATGAAAACGGCTGTAACCGTGGAGGATCTGGGACTGTCGATACCCCCTAAGGGCATAGCGTACCCCTTGATCCTTGATGGAACTATTTCCGAAAAAGTATTGTCGTACCTTAACAAGGATAAAGCTTGGCTGGAAGATCGTCTGCGTGCCAAAGGAATCAAAAAGGAGGAAATATTTTACGCATCAATAGATGAGAACCTTGAATTGCGGGTTTCTCAACCATCTTCAAATAACATTCCTCCAATTCAGCACTGA
- a CDS encoding ABC transporter ATP-binding protein yields MLEIQRLYKEIHGRPILEDIHFEIEDGGSLAIVGESGSGKSTLAQLIMALKQPTSGHIFFDGRPLPNKGILSYREWYRDIQIVFQNTGSTLNPAMSLFQCLEEPLINFTRYNRAERKHKVLEYWGKVGLNENLLRNRPGKLSGGQYQRACLAKALLTRPKLLICDEMVSNLDVLLQQQMIELLISIQKEQGLTLLFITHDLTLLPGLCSNIMVLKEGKQVELFSTSALYDEAERDPYTVTLLNSSKMFETAWTNRSMEWNLKLQET; encoded by the coding sequence ATGCTTGAAATCCAGCGACTGTATAAGGAAATTCACGGAAGACCCATTCTGGAAGATATTCATTTTGAAATAGAAGATGGAGGATCTCTGGCCATTGTGGGGGAGAGTGGTAGTGGTAAATCCACGCTTGCCCAGCTTATCATGGCTTTAAAACAACCAACCTCCGGCCATATTTTCTTTGACGGGCGGCCCTTGCCCAACAAAGGAATATTATCATATAGAGAATGGTATCGCGATATACAGATTGTTTTTCAGAATACTGGCTCCACATTAAATCCCGCAATGAGCTTGTTTCAGTGCCTGGAAGAACCTTTAATTAATTTTACCCGTTATAATAGAGCCGAGCGCAAGCATAAAGTCCTTGAATATTGGGGAAAAGTAGGCCTGAATGAGAACCTTCTTCGAAATCGCCCCGGAAAACTGAGTGGTGGGCAGTATCAAAGAGCTTGTCTCGCCAAAGCTTTGTTAACTCGTCCCAAACTGTTAATCTGTGACGAAATGGTCTCCAACCTCGACGTCTTATTACAACAGCAGATGATTGAGCTGCTCATATCCATTCAGAAGGAACAAGGCTTAACTCTTCTGTTCATTACTCATGACCTCACGCTGTTACCAGGACTATGTTCGAATATTATGGTTTTGAAAGAGGGAAAACAGGTTGAACTTTTCAGTACTTCTGCGCTCTATGACGAAGCAGAGAGGGATCCATATACCGTTACGTTATTAAACTCAAGTAAGATGTTTGAAACAGCATGGACGAATAGGTCGATGGAATGGAATTTGAAGTTACAAGAGACTTAA
- a CDS encoding ABC transporter ATP-binding protein: MTTLLEVKNLNIRNKEGQSLVHDSSFSLDTGKTYALIGESGSGKTLTSKAILGMLPAHLHMSGDIVLQGEHLQQLSKKRWRSIRGGQIGVIFQHPEQAVHPSIPIGRQFVDLMRSHLPVSRYEAEKQAKKMLSQVLLKDTSHVMSSYAHELSGGMNQRVMIAMALLLKPKILIADEPTSALDVKTQAEIIFLLKELILDTDMSMLFITHDILISGYLADTIGVMREGKIIEQGSKENILSAPEHKYTQELCRHCSQRLLGKGEISYA; the protein is encoded by the coding sequence ATGACGACTTTGCTCGAAGTCAAAAATCTAAATATCAGAAATAAGGAAGGTCAATCGCTTGTGCATGATAGCAGCTTTTCTCTGGACACTGGGAAAACATATGCATTGATTGGAGAAAGCGGCAGCGGTAAAACGCTGACAAGTAAGGCTATCTTGGGTATGCTGCCTGCTCATCTGCACATGTCAGGTGACATCGTGTTACAGGGTGAACATCTGCAGCAATTATCAAAGAAGCGCTGGCGCAGCATCAGAGGGGGCCAGATCGGTGTCATCTTCCAGCATCCGGAACAGGCCGTGCATCCATCGATTCCGATTGGTAGGCAATTCGTTGATCTGATGCGCAGTCACTTGCCTGTTTCAAGATATGAGGCTGAGAAGCAAGCAAAAAAAATGTTGTCCCAAGTTCTCTTAAAGGACACGTCCCATGTGATGAGCAGTTATGCTCATGAGTTAAGCGGTGGAATGAATCAACGAGTCATGATTGCGATGGCGCTTCTGTTAAAGCCGAAAATCCTGATAGCCGACGAGCCAACGAGTGCACTTGATGTCAAAACACAGGCTGAGATCATATTCCTTTTGAAAGAGCTCATCCTGGACACGGATATGAGCATGTTGTTTATTACCCACGACATACTTATATCCGGCTATCTTGCGGACACGATTGGTGTTATGCGGGAAGGGAAAATAATAGAGCAGGGCAGTAAGGAGAACATTTTAAGCGCACCTGAACATAAATACACCCAAGAGTTATGCAGGCATTGCTCTCAAAGGTTGCTTGGAAAAGGAGAGATATCTTATGCTTGA
- a CDS encoding ABC transporter permease: MNKLPTAALLYIILLIITGLAAPWISPYDPFDTNHQQKLLPPSVAHPFGTDYLGRDLLSRVIHGISESVFPVFIVLSVVMLIGLLVGTWSAFLGNKLDMLMMSLTDIFTALPSMLLTIVVVGFLGFGMENVYFAVILSWWAKYVRIIRGLIHDVKKEPYITASRVSGAFGLRIITRHMIPNITPQIGTMLILDVSKVILTLSGLSFLGIGAQPPSPEWGVMLLDGKNYLQVAPWMGFFPGFMIFLTAASFQIIGERLRRER, encoded by the coding sequence GTGAATAAACTGCCAACGGCAGCGTTGTTATATATCATCCTACTTATTATTACAGGACTTGCGGCCCCGTGGATTTCACCTTATGATCCGTTCGATACGAATCATCAACAGAAGCTTCTTCCTCCCAGCGTTGCTCATCCATTTGGAACGGATTATTTGGGAAGAGACCTGTTAAGCCGGGTCATACACGGGATTAGTGAATCGGTATTTCCTGTTTTTATTGTACTTAGTGTTGTGATGTTGATTGGTCTTCTGGTGGGGACATGGAGTGCTTTTTTGGGGAACAAGCTGGACATGCTTATGATGAGCCTAACCGACATTTTCACAGCATTACCGAGTATGCTACTTACCATTGTGGTCGTTGGCTTCCTTGGCTTTGGCATGGAAAATGTATATTTTGCGGTGATCCTCTCCTGGTGGGCCAAGTACGTACGAATCATCAGAGGGCTAATTCATGATGTGAAAAAGGAACCTTATATTACCGCCAGCAGGGTAAGCGGGGCATTTGGACTTAGAATAATAACCAGACATATGATTCCGAATATCACGCCTCAGATTGGAACGATGCTCATTCTGGACGTGAGTAAGGTGATCCTGACTTTATCCGGTTTATCCTTTTTGGGTATTGGTGCACAGCCTCCTTCTCCAGAATGGGGTGTCATGCTATTGGACGGAAAGAATTATTTGCAGGTCGCCCCATGGATGGGCTTCTTTCCAGGCTTTATGATATTTCTGACTGCTGCTTCGTTCCAAATTATAGGTGAGCGACTGAGGAGGGAACGCTAG
- a CDS encoding ABC transporter permease has product MLRSMIHRLFMLIVTFVLFSLFVFTLMRLAPGDPASMLLLEIGAVPEQSIVADLQKQWGLDQSFIQQYLAWAHHVFQGELGHSFSSGEPVLSEMIERLGSTSKLIASSFLLTLFISIPIGIWMGLNEGTMADRVVYSMTILGLSIPLYWLAILLMYALGVIWPVLPVVGSSTTRHYILPVTAMTLVQSVYFIRMVRSYTIQYSKFSYIEAAKARGLRPSIFYPSYLLRSMFIPILTLITTSLPSFFGASIITETIFSFPGFSKYMLEAIFRRDFPVIQGSALFVAAFIFVFNFMTDLLYFLADPRVHLDKQRWEV; this is encoded by the coding sequence ATGCTCCGCTCTATGATTCATCGTCTGTTCATGTTGATAGTCACGTTTGTTTTATTTTCCTTGTTTGTTTTTACATTAATGCGTTTGGCGCCGGGTGATCCGGCGTCGATGCTGCTACTGGAAATCGGAGCCGTACCGGAGCAATCCATCGTAGCTGATTTACAGAAACAATGGGGACTGGATCAATCGTTCATTCAGCAATATTTAGCATGGGCACATCACGTATTTCAAGGAGAGTTAGGGCATTCCTTTTCTTCCGGAGAACCCGTATTAAGTGAAATGATTGAACGTTTAGGCTCAACGTCGAAACTCATTGCAAGCTCTTTTTTATTAACCCTCTTCATATCCATACCGATTGGAATCTGGATGGGATTGAATGAAGGCACAATGGCAGATCGAGTGGTTTATTCAATGACCATTTTGGGGTTGTCGATCCCTTTATATTGGCTTGCTATTCTTCTTATGTATGCCTTAGGGGTGATATGGCCCGTCCTGCCTGTTGTAGGCAGTTCGACCACACGGCATTATATTTTGCCGGTAACAGCCATGACGCTGGTGCAAAGTGTTTACTTTATTCGGATGGTTCGATCCTATACGATCCAGTACAGCAAGTTCTCGTACATTGAGGCTGCAAAAGCTAGGGGATTGCGGCCGAGCATCTTTTATCCGTCTTATTTACTGCGCTCCATGTTCATCCCAATCCTGACATTAATCACGACGAGTCTACCCAGCTTTTTTGGGGCTTCGATTATCACCGAGACGATTTTCAGTTTTCCGGGATTCAGTAAATACATGCTTGAAGCTATTTTTCGCCGTGATTTTCCAGTCATTCAAGGGAGCGCACTCTTCGTGGCAGCATTTATTTTTGTTTTTAATTTTATGACCGACCTGTTGTATTTCCTTGCGGACCCGCGTGTTCATCTTGACAAACAGAGGTGGGAAGTTTGA
- a CDS encoding ABC transporter substrate-binding protein, translated as MFGRSGFGVIAVVLLLFVMGCSQHVSSPSAAEEDKNIVVAVTQDTEADKLDASTYNGSRHTHAAIYDALVDYKGKGEFAPSLAESWEISDDGRTYILHLQNQVMFSDGSPLNSAAVKFSLERAVSREENASLEISRLLQKVEAPDDQTVVLSFKDTATQVLYELSQARPYRIMGPNSVTPKGDVNGTFQKAIGTGAWEIGEYQPGIQTVLIPNDHYWLEQPSDYSLVFKVITDPQARVMALQSGEVDLAGGELGNIPMESLPVFQNNDNYVIETGSSTMSYFMVINQHNTSLADKNIRQAINYGNDTRKYAGGSGEPVRGLFQEKVAFISDSNQPSYPYNPEKAKQLIEASGYQWNKNKQLYEKDGRVLQLRLVIQSEEYPEWKEMAEIFQDNMKQIGIQIHIVNQERAAYYDTLWSTKEYDLLMYRTYTDAQLPYRFLSSLFYDSPFSPGVAYQDKPLSDLLDQIAATVSTQQQQKLFNQVFLRMHEEAMSVPIYYPKQTFVHSSQVVDFRFNAIEDDPLKWHYLKKEAK; from the coding sequence ATGTTTGGAAGATCTGGATTTGGAGTAATTGCTGTTGTCTTATTGTTGTTCGTTATGGGGTGTTCACAACATGTGAGCTCACCCTCTGCAGCAGAGGAGGACAAAAACATTGTGGTCGCAGTCACGCAGGATACTGAAGCAGACAAGCTTGACGCCTCGACTTACAATGGTTCCAGACATACGCATGCGGCTATATATGATGCCCTTGTAGACTATAAAGGAAAAGGTGAATTTGCGCCCAGCCTGGCGGAGTCATGGGAGATATCTGATGATGGCAGGACTTATATTTTACATCTGCAAAATCAGGTCATGTTCTCGGATGGCAGTCCACTGAATTCAGCAGCCGTGAAGTTTTCTTTAGAAAGAGCGGTAAGCAGGGAAGAGAATGCTTCGCTTGAAATATCCCGTTTATTGCAAAAAGTTGAAGCACCTGATGATCAAACAGTCGTACTTTCCTTTAAGGATACAGCAACGCAAGTGTTGTACGAGCTTAGTCAGGCAAGACCATATCGAATTATGGGTCCGAACTCGGTAACCCCTAAGGGAGATGTGAATGGTACTTTTCAAAAAGCGATCGGAACGGGTGCCTGGGAAATAGGAGAGTATCAACCAGGGATTCAGACTGTTCTAATCCCGAATGATCATTATTGGTTAGAACAACCATCCGACTATTCACTTGTTTTCAAAGTCATTACAGATCCTCAGGCGAGGGTAATGGCATTGCAATCTGGAGAGGTGGATCTTGCGGGTGGGGAACTTGGAAATATCCCCATGGAAAGTCTCCCTGTATTTCAGAACAACGACAACTACGTAATCGAAACCGGAAGCAGTACAATGTCCTACTTTATGGTTATCAACCAACACAATACTTCTCTAGCTGATAAGAATATCCGCCAAGCTATCAATTATGGCAATGATACGAGAAAGTATGCAGGTGGTAGCGGGGAGCCAGTCAGAGGATTGTTCCAAGAGAAGGTTGCATTTATATCCGACAGTAATCAGCCTTCCTATCCGTATAATCCCGAAAAAGCCAAACAGCTGATTGAAGCGTCGGGCTACCAATGGAATAAGAACAAGCAGCTCTATGAAAAAGATGGACGAGTATTGCAACTTCGTCTGGTCATTCAATCAGAGGAATATCCGGAATGGAAAGAGATGGCTGAAATTTTTCAAGACAACATGAAACAGATCGGCATTCAAATCCATATTGTGAATCAGGAACGAGCAGCTTACTACGATACCCTGTGGAGTACGAAGGAATATGATCTGCTTATGTATCGGACATACACTGATGCTCAATTACCTTATCGATTCCTGTCCTCCTTATTCTATGATTCGCCATTCTCACCGGGAGTTGCGTATCAGGACAAGCCTTTATCCGATTTGCTGGATCAAATCGCGGCTACGGTTTCCACTCAGCAGCAGCAAAAGCTGTTCAATCAGGTGTTCCTCCGTATGCATGAGGAAGCCATGTCTGTTCCGATATACTACCCCAAGCAAACCTTTGTTCATTCAAGCCAAGTGGTTGATTTTAGGTTCAATGCTATTGAGGACGACCCGTTGAAGTGGCATTACCTGAAGAAAGAAGCGAAGTAA
- a CDS encoding class I SAM-dependent methyltransferase — MSKHKLVQQYRDYWDKGAAVYDEIVDAEFTSNRYDQWKGILSHFLSGKSNLKVLDVGTGPGFFAVLLSQMGHQVTAIDSSPEMVAKANQNAHKYNCSVQVIETDIIEYKTEEKYDIIISRNVTWFLYNPVATYQNWHGMLNDGGQVIIFDANWNLFLTDPKEAELFQKDKEEAAAKGYVPYRQEKDVEEGDQLALTLPLSYVRRPEWDSEMLRSIGFAQIQIHQGFDVELYHIGEQVLNRHRPMFAIVANK, encoded by the coding sequence GTGAGTAAGCATAAACTTGTACAACAATATCGGGATTATTGGGACAAAGGAGCAGCTGTCTATGATGAAATTGTGGATGCCGAATTTACGTCCAACCGATATGATCAATGGAAGGGAATTCTGAGTCATTTTTTGTCCGGGAAAAGTAATTTAAAAGTGCTCGATGTAGGTACGGGGCCTGGTTTCTTTGCGGTTCTGCTCAGCCAGATGGGGCATCAGGTTACTGCTATTGATTCTTCTCCGGAGATGGTGGCAAAGGCTAATCAAAACGCCCATAAATATAATTGCAGTGTCCAGGTTATTGAGACAGATATTATAGAATATAAGACAGAAGAAAAATATGATATCATCATTTCACGAAATGTGACCTGGTTCCTGTACAATCCTGTAGCTACATATCAAAATTGGCATGGAATGCTTAATGACGGAGGCCAGGTTATTATTTTTGATGCGAATTGGAATTTATTTTTAACTGATCCGAAGGAGGCAGAGCTTTTTCAAAAAGACAAGGAGGAGGCTGCCGCAAAAGGGTACGTGCCGTACCGCCAAGAGAAGGATGTCGAAGAAGGAGACCAACTGGCGCTTACTTTGCCATTGAGCTATGTAAGAAGACCTGAATGGGACAGCGAAATGCTTCGTTCAATTGGCTTTGCCCAAATCCAAATTCATCAAGGATTCGATGTGGAACTGTATCATATAGGTGAACAAGTTCTGAATCGACACAGACCGATGTTTGCGATCGTTGCCAATAAATAA